AAGGCTAATGTCTCAAGCCCTAAGAAAACTAGCTGGTAGTATAAGTAAATCCAAATCTATAGTAATATTTATAAACCAGGTAAGGATGAAAATAGGTGTAGTGTATGGTAACCCAGAAACCACTACGGGAGGAATTGCACTAAAATTTTATTCTACGATAAGGGTAGAGGTAAGAAAAGGTAGCGCAATAAGAGAAGGGAAAGATCAGATAGGAAATGAAACAACCTTAAAAGTTGTAAAAAATAAGGTTGCGCCACCTTTCAAACAGGCAAATGTAGACATGATCTTTGGACGGGGTGTCGCAAAAGAAAACGATATCTTTAATCTAGCAGTAGAAGAAGATCTAATTCAAAGAAAAGGTGCTTGGTTCTCTTATATCAACGAAGATGGTGAAGAAGTTAGTTTAGGACAGGGTAAAACCAATTCAATTAGCTATCTCATGGAAAATCCTGAAATACTTGATTATTTAGAATATACGATTCGCAAGAAGCACAATTTAATTATTCCCGATTATCTAATAGAAAAGTTCGAATCTAAATCGTCAAAGAACAAAAAAGAGAAAAATGAAGAAGCACAAAAAAATTAATCCTAAAGATGAAAAAGCGGCTGAAAAATCTGCATTGAATTTAATAAAGTATCGTGCCAGATCAGAAAAAGAACTCTCAAACCGTCTAAAAGAAAAAGGCTTTGATGAAGAAGTTATTGGCAAAGTGATAGAAAAATGCAAGAAGAGCGGTTTGATAGATGACAAACTTTTTGCATATTTATATGCATATGACAAGTTAACTCTAGACAAAAAAGGCCCCATGTTTATACAACATGAATTAAAACGGTTGGGAGTTGATGAAAGTTTGATTTTCGAGACCCTAGAGAAAGTTAAAAACGAAGTAGATATAAATGCAATTGCTTTAGAATTGGCAAAAAATTATTATGACAAAAAACAAGACACTCTCAAAACTAAAGCTTACTTGTATAGAAGAGGTTTTGAGCCAGACATTATAAACTGTGTTATTGAAAACTTAAGAGGTGATTAAAATTGGAAATTCTGGTATATATAATTATAGGAATAGCTATATTTATCTTATCAGTGCTTGTTGGAATTAATATTGGAAACAAAAGGGTTATTTCTACACTAAAAACAAAAAAAGAAGAATTGGAAGTTGAAATAAAAAACAAACAAAAAGAAATAGATAAAATATTAAAAAAAGCAGAAGAAGAAGCTAAGGCATTAAAACAAAAAGAATTACTAGAGGCAAAAGAAGAGATACATAAACTTAGACAACAATTTGATTTAGAAGCAAGGCAACAAAGAGAAGAGCTTAAAACCAACGAAGAAAGATTAATAAGAAAAGAAGAAAGCTTAGCAAAAAAAGAAGAGAATTTAGAAAAACTAAAAGAAAAATTGGAAGTTCAACACGAAAATGTCCAAAAATTAGAGAAAGAATTAGAGACGAAATTAAATGAAATCGCAAAAATGACCGAAGAAGAAGCACGTCAGATAGTAATAAACGAAGCAAAAGATAAATACGAAAAAGAAATTGCTCAAAAGTTCAAAGAAATAAAAGATTATTACGAAGATGAATCAAAAAAATATGCCAGATGGGTTATCACTACTGCAATTCAAAGATATGCATCAGATGTCACCAACGAAATCACAACGTCAACCGTATCTTTGCCTACAGATGACATGAAAGGAAGAATAATTGGTAGAGAGGGAAGAAACATCAGAACGTTTGAAAAACTCACAGGTGCTGATTTGATAATTGATGATACACCAGAAATAGTTGTTGTATCCTCGTTCAATCCATTACGAAGGGAAATAGCAAAAAGAACACTTGAAATGCTTGTAGCCGATGGAAGAATACATCCTGCTAGAATAGAAGAACTCTATGAAAAATCAAAAAATGAAACTCAAGAATATATAAAGGAAGTAGGAAAAGAAGCGGTAATGAGAGTAGGTATAAAACAGCCGAACATTGAAATAATCAAACTTCTAGGTAGGTTAAAATTTAGAACCAGTTATGGACAAGATGTATTGGAACATTCAATAGAGGTATCTCAATTTGCTGGAATGATGGCAAGTGAATTAGGATTAAACGTTGAACTAGCTAAAAGAGCGGCTCTATTTCATGATTTAGGAAAAGCTGTTGATCATGAAGTTGAAGGATCACATGCTATTGTTGGAGGACAAATTGCTAAGAGATACGGAGAAAAATTGGAAGTAGTTAATGCGATACAATATCACCACAACGAAGTTGACCCGATGACACCTGAAGCTGTTTTGGTTGCTGCAAGTGATGCTCTGTCGGCTTCTAGACCCGGTGCACGTAAAGAAACTTTGGAAAATTACATTCGAAGGATCGAACAACTTGAGGAAATTGCAAAATCATTTAGATACGTTGATAAAGCCTACGCAATACAGGCAGGAAGAGAATTGAGAATAATCGTTCAACCAGATAAAGTTGAAGATGAAGTCGCAGAAAAATTGGCACACGATATATCTGTTCAAATAGAGGAAAAGGTTCAATATCCTGGAGTAATCAAAGTAACCGTAATTAGAGAAAAAAGAAGTATATCTTATGCAAGTTAGTAAAAGACGCCCTTTAAAGGCGTCTTTTTTTTTAAAACTTTATATAGCTGCCAGTTTTTCCTGGTATTACCTCGATTTTTGAATTAATTCTTTCTTTCAATTCACTTACATGAGATATTATGCCCACCATTCTTCCAGAGCTATTTAACTCTGTTAATACTTCGATTGCACTATCAAGAGAGTTTGTGTCAAGGCTGCCGAATCCTTCGTCTATAAAAATCGTATCTAAAGAGATACCACCAGCTTCGCTTTGCACCACATCGGCTAATCCTAAAGCAAGAGCTAGTGCAGCTTTAAAACTTTCTCCTCCTGAAAGTGTTTTTATTTCTCTTTCTTTTCCAGTGTAGATATCAAAAACCATGATTTCTAAACCTTCACTCTTTCTTGCATCAAGTACTTTAGAAGATCTATGCAACTGATATCTGCCATCTGTTAATTTGTTCAATCTTAGATTCGCTTGAGCTAATATTTCTTCGAAATAATATGCTAGTACATATTTACTAAGGCTGATTCTTGTGTTGTTGTCACCTTTACTGACATCTCTTAAGTTCTTTATAGTTGAGTATTCCTTTTCTTGTTTTTCTATTTCTTTTATCACAGTTTCTAAATTAGTTTTTGTTTTTTTCAAATGTTTTATTTCATATTCTAAATTTGATTCGTTTTTTATTAATTCTTCAATTTCCTTTTGTAATTGCACTATTTCATTATTTAAAGGTGTTTCCTCAATCATTTTTAGGTTTTTAGTGGATTCTTCTAAGTCAATGAGAAGAGTCTGCTTATTCTTTAATTCTTCTTTATATTTTTGAACTTCTTCTTCTAAACTTTCTATTAAGTTAATTTGTTCTTTTATTCTTTGATATTCTTGTTGGTTCTCAAATCCCATTTTTTCTATCATTTGATCGAATTTTTGTTCAGCATTTTTTACTTGGTCGTCTAATTTAATTATATCTTCGGTTAAAGTTTTTATTGTTCCTTTTGAAGAGTTTATTATTTCTGCGATTCTGTTAGCTTCTTCTCTTTTTTGTTCGTAAGTGTTTTTGATACCTTGGATAAATTTTCTTTTTTCTTGTATTTCGCTTATTATTCCATGTTCGGTTTTGTCCTCTAATTGTTCTTTAAGATCTGTAATTTTAGTTGCTACTTCTATAATTTCTGATTTCGATTCATCTATTATTTTTCTCAACTTTTCTCTTTGTTCTTCTAACTCTCTAATTTCTTCTTTGATCTTTTTATTATCGTTTTTCAGTGATTTGACTTTGTTGTATATTTTTATTTTTTTTTCGTATTCTTGTTTTTGCTGGTCCAATCTGTCTTTAAGCATTTTTATTAAATTTTGTATATGAGTGTGTATATTCTCACTTTCTTGGGGAATTTGTAATTCTTCACAGATTCTTTTATATTCAGATTTAAATAAAGATACCTCTTGTGAATATTTGTTTGATACGTCTTCATAATTTTTTAGTATCGTTGTTTTTTCTTTCTCTTTTTCATTTAATTTTTGATTGATTTCCTTTAGTTCTTTTTCTGTTATTAATTTCCCACTACTTTTGGCAGGAGAGGGGTGAACGAGAGATCCACAAACGGGACACGGTTCTCCTTCTTTTAGATTGGCTGCTAAAGTATATGCCTGTGATTTTATAAAATCGGTAGTCTTTTTGCTTTGTTCTTCTCTTAAGTTTTGTATTTCAATCTCCATTTCTTCTTTTCCTTTTTTTACTTTCTGATAATCCTTGTGTAAGACTACTAATTCTGTGTATTTTTTAGATAATTCCTTGGTTGCAGATAATAATTTTTTATTTGCACTAATTTCGTTTTTAAGTATTTCAACGTTTATATCTTCATTTTCTGATATATATTTTTCGTTTTGTTCCAATTTTTTTTGAGCTTTTGAAAGCTTCTCATCTTTTTCTTGGCTTTCTCTAACCTTTTCATCATAAAGTTCCTTTTTTGTATTGAATTCTTTAATTAGGTTTTTGTACTCAACGTATTTATCTAATTTTTGATTGAGATCTTCAATTTCTTTTTCAACAGCGGATATCTTTTGATATTGCTTTTCAATTTCTGGTAACTTCTCGTCTATTCGTTGTTTTTCTTCCATACTTTCATCTAATATACTTTGTTGATTTTTGAGTTGGTTCTTTTTTTCATTTAATTCTTTCAAATATTCTATGTATCTTTCTTCGTATGGAAGGATTTCTTTTGCCTTTTTTAACCTATTAAGAAGCTCTTCTTTTTCTTGAATATACTCGGAATTTTGTTGGAGTTCTTCGATCTCTTTTTTAAGGGTTTCTTTCTTTTCAATTAGTTCATTTACCTTTTTTATATTTTCAAGGTCTGTGTTTAGTTTTTGTAGTTTGTCTTGTTTTTGAGATTTTTGTTTTTCGGTTTCTTCCTTATAAATCTCTCTTTTTCTAATTTCCTTTGTTAATTGATCAATTAGATTTTCAGGGTCAATATTTTCTTCTTTCAACAATTGATTGTATTCTTCTGATTCAAGGTTTATTGTTTCTAGTATGTTTTTGATTTTTTGCTGTTGGGCCTTTAATCCTTTTTCTATATTTTTAAAAATCTCGTCTATTTTTTGTTCGAAACGCTCATATATACTTATGTCAAATATCTTCTTAAAGATCTCTGCTCTCTCGTTTGAATTGGCTGTTATAAACTTTCTGAATTCTCCTTGTGGAATCATTACTATCTGCTTGAATTGTTCATAGTTCAAACCTAAATATTCTTCTACCTTACTATTTACTTTTTTAACCCCAGTTTCATGTAGTATCAGTTGACCATTTTGATATATCTTTATACTAGCTTGACTATTTTGCTTTGTGGTCCCTTCACCATCTTTTCTTGATCTTTCGTAAGAAGGGGTTCTTGAAATTTCGATTATTTTATCTTTGAATTGAAATTCAAATTCCACGTATGTGTCGGTCTTTTCATCTGCAAAATGAGACCTGGCTATCGCATCTCCTCTTTCGCCCATCGAACCATTTCCGTATAAAGCATAACAGATTGCATCGAAAATAGTAGTTTTTCCTGCACCTGTTGGGCCGGTAATCAAGAATAAAGTATCGTTTCTTAATTTGTTAAAATCTATTTCTTGCTCTTCTAAAAAAGGACCAAAGGCCTGGAATTTTAATTTTATTGGTTTCATTTTTCTTCACCGCTTGCTTTTTGGAGTTCATTGAAAATACTTGCCACTATCTGTTTTTCCTCAAAAGAAAGTTCTTGGTTTTTGACTTCTTGGTAAAACAATTCAAAAAGATCCACGGGGGATATTTTCTTTATATTATAATCTCTTGTTTTTATTTCATCATTTGTTTTTAAATTAGGAAAATCAAGGGATAGAACATTCGGAAATTTTGCTCTCAGTTTGTTTATGGCATCATAAACGGGCTTAGTGTTTTCTAATATTATTTGAAGATAATCATCCGAACTCTCCATTTTCATTACGTCGTCAAAACTTCCTCTTATTACCTTCATATCTTTAGCCCTGTTAAAGCTCAATTTTTCAACTTTTATATTTCCCTTTTCTTTCATTTCTACTAGGTTCATTCCTTTTACATGGTCTGCTTCACTGAATGAGTACTTCAAAAGAGAACCAGAGTAATAAATATTTTTGATCTTTTGAGGTCTGTGAAGATGTCCAAGGGCAACGTAATCAAATTTTTCAAAAATAGAGGGATCAACATATTCGCTTCCTCCAATTGATAGAGGCCTTTCAGATTCGCTATTCAATCCACCCATT
The Petrotoga miotherma DSM 10691 DNA segment above includes these coding regions:
- the recA gene encoding recombinase RecA, whose protein sequence is MAKNDSKDTNKEELLEKLVKELEKNHGTGSVMIMGKGLDNSNISVVPSGCLSLDIALGVGGYPRGRIVEIFGNESSGKTTLALHSLAEVQKLNGIAAFVDAEHALDVEYAKKLGVDVDKLIVSQPDYGEQALEIVDSLIRSNIVDLIVVDSVAALVPKAEIEGAMGDSHMGLQARLMSQALRKLAGSISKSKSIVIFINQVRMKIGVVYGNPETTTGGIALKFYSTIRVEVRKGSAIREGKDQIGNETTLKVVKNKVAPPFKQANVDMIFGRGVAKENDIFNLAVEEDLIQRKGAWFSYINEDGEEVSLGQGKTNSISYLMENPEILDYLEYTIRKKHNLIIPDYLIEKFESKSSKNKKEKNEEAQKN
- a CDS encoding regulatory protein RecX; the encoded protein is MKKHKKINPKDEKAAEKSALNLIKYRARSEKELSNRLKEKGFDEEVIGKVIEKCKKSGLIDDKLFAYLYAYDKLTLDKKGPMFIQHELKRLGVDESLIFETLEKVKNEVDINAIALELAKNYYDKKQDTLKTKAYLYRRGFEPDIINCVIENLRGD
- the rny gene encoding ribonuclease Y, producing MLVYIIIGIAIFILSVLVGINIGNKRVISTLKTKKEELEVEIKNKQKEIDKILKKAEEEAKALKQKELLEAKEEIHKLRQQFDLEARQQREELKTNEERLIRKEESLAKKEENLEKLKEKLEVQHENVQKLEKELETKLNEIAKMTEEEARQIVINEAKDKYEKEIAQKFKEIKDYYEDESKKYARWVITTAIQRYASDVTNEITTSTVSLPTDDMKGRIIGREGRNIRTFEKLTGADLIIDDTPEIVVVSSFNPLRREIAKRTLEMLVADGRIHPARIEELYEKSKNETQEYIKEVGKEAVMRVGIKQPNIEIIKLLGRLKFRTSYGQDVLEHSIEVSQFAGMMASELGLNVELAKRAALFHDLGKAVDHEVEGSHAIVGGQIAKRYGEKLEVVNAIQYHHNEVDPMTPEAVLVAASDALSASRPGARKETLENYIRRIEQLEEIAKSFRYVDKAYAIQAGRELRIIVQPDKVEDEVAEKLAHDISVQIEEKVQYPGVIKVTVIREKRSISYAS
- a CDS encoding AAA family ATPase — protein: MKPIKLKFQAFGPFLEEQEIDFNKLRNDTLFLITGPTGAGKTTIFDAICYALYGNGSMGERGDAIARSHFADEKTDTYVEFEFQFKDKIIEISRTPSYERSRKDGEGTTKQNSQASIKIYQNGQLILHETGVKKVNSKVEEYLGLNYEQFKQIVMIPQGEFRKFITANSNERAEIFKKIFDISIYERFEQKIDEIFKNIEKGLKAQQQKIKNILETINLESEEYNQLLKEENIDPENLIDQLTKEIRKREIYKEETEKQKSQKQDKLQKLNTDLENIKKVNELIEKKETLKKEIEELQQNSEYIQEKEELLNRLKKAKEILPYEERYIEYLKELNEKKNQLKNQQSILDESMEEKQRIDEKLPEIEKQYQKISAVEKEIEDLNQKLDKYVEYKNLIKEFNTKKELYDEKVRESQEKDEKLSKAQKKLEQNEKYISENEDINVEILKNEISANKKLLSATKELSKKYTELVVLHKDYQKVKKGKEEMEIEIQNLREEQSKKTTDFIKSQAYTLAANLKEGEPCPVCGSLVHPSPAKSSGKLITEKELKEINQKLNEKEKEKTTILKNYEDVSNKYSQEVSLFKSEYKRICEELQIPQESENIHTHIQNLIKMLKDRLDQQKQEYEKKIKIYNKVKSLKNDNKKIKEEIRELEEQREKLRKIIDESKSEIIEVATKITDLKEQLEDKTEHGIISEIQEKRKFIQGIKNTYEQKREEANRIAEIINSSKGTIKTLTEDIIKLDDQVKNAEQKFDQMIEKMGFENQQEYQRIKEQINLIESLEEEVQKYKEELKNKQTLLIDLEESTKNLKMIEETPLNNEIVQLQKEIEELIKNESNLEYEIKHLKKTKTNLETVIKEIEKQEKEYSTIKNLRDVSKGDNNTRISLSKYVLAYYFEEILAQANLRLNKLTDGRYQLHRSSKVLDARKSEGLEIMVFDIYTGKEREIKTLSGGESFKAALALALGLADVVQSEAGGISLDTIFIDEGFGSLDTNSLDSAIEVLTELNSSGRMVGIISHVSELKERINSKIEVIPGKTGSYIKF
- a CDS encoding exonuclease SbcCD subunit D; this translates as MKFIHTADWHLGKIIYSNYMTWDQKYILDNFLAYLSKTPPDVLLIAGDLYDRGIPPSEAVILLNELLSKIVLELKIPTLIISGNHDSDERLEFLNGILSNMNLHIEGTLKKEVKKITFNDEYGPVNFFMLPYVDPQKASDIFEINFEGKTQLLKHYLDSIDVNEEERNVLIAHEYIMGGLNSESERPLSIGGSEYVDPSIFEKFDYVALGHLHRPQKIKNIYYSGSLLKYSFSEADHVKGMNLVEMKEKGNIKVEKLSFNRAKDMKVIRGSFDDVMKMESSDDYLQIILENTKPVYDAINKLRAKFPNVLSLDFPNLKTNDEIKTRDYNIKKISPVDLFELFYQEVKNQELSFEEKQIVASIFNELQKASGEEK